Proteins encoded within one genomic window of Lysinibacillus sphaericus:
- a CDS encoding DUF4085 family protein translates to MMFFLTRERQEVFNAAQTYPFEEEIDAKFENHLYEHLSEYVGILPKKFQQEIIERTLFRKDTLMEEFEEWCNVTIEQFTAKSHAIYEKREALVEHFNPSAQTVFSQSFHDGKILNAEQQGTKFTLLLDMSGGFTVESIVQLEFQHAQTEGQLEGYYVYDELIKQEDRFALRVLSSFGSPYAEWTIFFKDVTANYLYRPAVYIEPGEIATWDDYVLALNADDKYYIVKDMHFVEIDLANLSQKDNAIYAEGVLLGHTFEEARERIYCATYENPYAHFSEPIPTDELSLAMFDLDQNIRVRAFNTIYALGEDAANIVNDTLRKVDVNTDENMYFGIIASHFDQLSCLEDDVKLKWLKE, encoded by the coding sequence ATGATGTTTTTCTTAACACGTGAACGACAGGAAGTATTCAACGCAGCACAGACATATCCATTTGAGGAAGAGATCGATGCTAAATTTGAAAATCATTTGTATGAGCATTTAAGCGAGTATGTAGGGATCTTACCAAAAAAGTTTCAGCAGGAAATTATTGAACGAACTTTATTTCGAAAGGATACGCTAATGGAAGAATTTGAAGAATGGTGCAATGTGACAATTGAGCAGTTCACAGCTAAGAGCCATGCTATTTATGAAAAGCGTGAAGCACTTGTTGAACATTTTAATCCGTCCGCACAAACCGTTTTTTCACAGTCATTTCATGATGGTAAAATTTTGAATGCTGAGCAACAAGGAACTAAATTTACACTTCTCCTAGATATGAGTGGCGGGTTTACAGTCGAATCAATTGTACAGTTAGAGTTTCAACATGCACAAACAGAAGGTCAACTTGAAGGATATTACGTATATGACGAATTAATAAAACAAGAGGATAGATTTGCATTACGAGTGTTATCTAGTTTTGGTAGCCCTTATGCTGAATGGACAATTTTCTTTAAAGATGTGACAGCAAACTACTTGTATCGTCCTGCAGTTTATATTGAACCAGGAGAAATCGCTACATGGGACGATTATGTGCTGGCGCTAAATGCAGATGACAAATACTATATTGTAAAAGATATGCACTTTGTAGAAATTGATTTAGCTAATCTTTCGCAAAAAGATAATGCGATTTATGCTGAAGGGGTATTACTAGGGCATACCTTTGAGGAAGCAAGAGAGCGAATTTATTGTGCTACTTACGAAAATCCGTATGCTCATTTTAGTGAGCCTATTCCGACTGATGAGTTGTCATTGGCTATGTTTGATTTAGACCAAAATATACGCGTTCGTGCTTTCAACACAATTTATGCACTAGGAGAGGATGCTGCAAATATCGTTAATGATACGCTACGTAAAGTCGATGTAAATACAGATGAAAATATGTATTTTGGCATTATAGCAAGTCATTTCGATCAACTCAGTTGTTTAGAGGATGATGTAAAACTGAAATGGCTTAAGGAATAA
- a CDS encoding ferritin family protein — MQYGVQPTSNNQFLVDLVKAINGEYNAIRFYEHLAQLAPNEDVKKRILEIRKDEMRHYQGFAYMYTSLTGQHPSPQITEPLPLNFKSGILTAFKDEQEAVEFYHRVARQYTIPYISNQFSSNASDEQNHAVWFLFFINQY, encoded by the coding sequence TTGCAATACGGCGTACAACCAACTTCAAATAATCAATTTCTTGTCGATCTTGTTAAAGCCATTAATGGCGAATATAATGCTATACGATTTTATGAGCACTTGGCTCAGCTTGCTCCAAATGAGGATGTTAAAAAACGTATTCTAGAGATAAGAAAAGATGAAATGCGACATTACCAAGGTTTTGCTTATATGTATACCTCCCTTACTGGTCAACACCCTTCTCCACAAATAACAGAGCCATTGCCATTAAATTTTAAAAGCGGAATTTTAACTGCATTTAAAGACGAACAAGAAGCGGTCGAATTTTATCATCGTGTGGCTCGACAATATACAATACCTTATATTAGCAACCAATTTAGTTCAAATGCTTCAGACGAACAAAATCACGCAGTTTGGTTTTTATTCTTTATAAACCAATATTGA
- a CDS encoding DUF2231 domain-containing protein: MPLHPSIVHFPIALLLTATVIEVINLFLKKEYLFKTSTILFVTGFVTGLVSFMTGDAAEEFAEQKWGEVIESTVELHENMALLSLILFGAISILKLFGQKLKINTKWIVTLVVILGIIGSSTLAYTGHLGGKMVYESEKLSNTNNYELPDRD, encoded by the coding sequence GTGCCACTACACCCGTCCATTGTGCATTTTCCAATTGCATTATTATTAACAGCAACAGTAATAGAAGTCATCAATTTGTTTTTAAAGAAAGAGTATTTATTTAAGACAAGTACAATTTTGTTTGTAACAGGTTTTGTAACCGGTTTGGTTTCTTTTATGACAGGTGATGCAGCAGAAGAATTTGCGGAACAAAAATGGGGAGAAGTTATCGAATCGACAGTTGAATTACATGAAAATATGGCTTTATTATCTTTAATATTGTTTGGTGCAATTTCTATATTAAAATTATTTGGGCAGAAACTGAAAATTAATACAAAATGGATTGTAACTTTAGTAGTGATTTTAGGTATCATAGGTTCTTCTACATTAGCATATACCGGTCATCTGGGAGGTAAGATGGTGTATGAAAGTGAAAAATTAAGTAATACAAACAATTACGAATTGCCAGATCGTGATTAA
- a CDS encoding YidH family protein: MENHPLNQAEIEMKQLKYAQQHLANERTYLAWIRTAISILGVAFLATSLHFAIGTVRNFWVDFLSAIIGLLACLFGILIIFTATFNYSAKRKQIVNEEFVPSNRHIMWISYFLIILILLVVIYFLMISLS, encoded by the coding sequence ATGGAGAATCACCCTTTAAATCAGGCAGAAATAGAAATGAAGCAATTAAAATATGCCCAGCAACATTTGGCAAATGAAAGAACATATTTAGCATGGATTCGAACGGCCATTTCCATTTTAGGGGTTGCTTTCTTGGCAACGAGTTTGCACTTTGCTATAGGAACGGTTCGAAATTTTTGGGTAGATTTTTTATCAGCCATAATTGGCTTGTTAGCTTGTTTATTTGGGATTTTAATTATCTTTACAGCTACATTTAATTATTCTGCAAAAAGAAAACAGATAGTGAATGAAGAGTTTGTTCCATCAAATAGACATATCATGTGGATTTCTTATTTTTTAATTATCTTAATATTATTGGTGGTTATTTACTTTTTGATGATTAGTTTATCATAG
- a CDS encoding MFS transporter, which yields MLCNSLGNGIFLTISTIYFINILNISTWIYSFILLLGGLLGLFSGTFFGHLADKVGSKPIYCLSLLIQGICCIGYLFGGNIGIFIACLIGSIIFEKGASAARGAMMVEIVSREERVKFRALTRVIVNGAACIGAALGSIVLILNAESVFLIAILFNGLTFVATSFIFKCMSIKGKKPVEQIILTNDSISQNTSVLTALSDKRFLIITLLNSVLALHSSIINIAIPIWISQYSQLPIWLVSAVILINTIGVILFQVKVGENVKSIRDATKVAQKAGFLLAITCIFIGMSNTVPIWAGIIMILLAGISQLFGELYQAVSGWTFSFELAPEDAYGKYQGIFNAGKDASLLVSPLIFTSLVLPAGLLGWGALTILFILTALCTDRLVYSNKLLKG from the coding sequence ATGCTGTGTAATTCATTAGGGAATGGTATATTTCTAACAATATCCACCATATATTTTATCAATATATTGAATATCTCAACTTGGATATATAGTTTTATTTTACTTTTAGGAGGGTTATTGGGGCTTTTTTCTGGCACTTTTTTCGGTCATTTAGCAGATAAAGTCGGTTCAAAACCAATATATTGCTTATCCCTATTAATTCAAGGTATTTGCTGTATAGGATATTTATTTGGAGGAAATATAGGCATTTTTATAGCCTGCTTGATTGGCAGTATTATTTTTGAAAAAGGAGCTTCAGCGGCTAGAGGTGCCATGATGGTAGAGATAGTTTCTAGAGAAGAAAGGGTGAAATTTAGAGCTTTAACTAGGGTAATTGTAAACGGAGCGGCTTGTATAGGAGCAGCTTTAGGTTCTATCGTGTTAATTTTAAATGCTGAGAGTGTTTTTTTAATAGCTATTTTATTTAATGGACTTACATTTGTTGCTACGTCCTTTATTTTTAAATGTATGTCTATAAAAGGAAAAAAACCGGTCGAACAAATTATATTAACTAATGATTCTATAAGTCAAAACACCTCAGTACTAACAGCTTTATCCGACAAAAGATTTCTTATTATCACATTATTAAATTCCGTTTTAGCATTACACTCATCAATAATTAATATAGCTATACCCATTTGGATTTCCCAATATAGTCAGTTGCCTATATGGCTAGTTTCAGCTGTAATTTTAATAAATACTATAGGTGTTATTTTATTTCAAGTGAAGGTTGGGGAAAACGTCAAATCAATAAGAGATGCAACAAAAGTTGCACAAAAAGCAGGGTTTTTATTAGCTATTACTTGCATTTTTATAGGAATGAGTAATACTGTCCCAATTTGGGCTGGAATAATTATGATTTTATTAGCTGGAATTAGTCAATTATTTGGAGAACTGTATCAAGCTGTTTCTGGCTGGACCTTTTCATTTGAATTGGCCCCTGAAGATGCTTATGGAAAATATCAGGGGATATTTAACGCTGGAAAAGATGCAAGCTTATTAGTATCCCCTCTGATTTTCACTTCATTAGTTTTACCTGCAGGGCTTTTGGGATGGGGAGCTTTAACTATACTTTTTATTTTAACTGCATTATGTACTGATAGATTGGTATATTCTAATAAATTATTAAAGGGATGA
- a CDS encoding PEP/pyruvate-binding domain-containing protein, producing the protein MILTGPEIIKAHKNKEIIIEPFLYEHVNPNSYNFRIGNKLRIYTSEELDPKKLNEYEEIEITEEGYLLEPNKLYLAHTIEKMGSNNYAPTFAARSSIARLGLFINLSASLGDIGFIGQWTLQLCATHPLKVYSGMPIGQIMWWKPKGRIELYNGKYQSSNGPRSSEIYMDFNKTKKHTLLPVLGSLVNENIVGNKFNSLSILSKDYLVPKAFCISTEFLEQFMFTAQIKTQLFNEMIDIKSTVGAFIRDSSKKINSIMEDIYINEQGIAIIIERIDEIFGDCNEKGKYAIRSSGTNEDGKQNSYAGIHDSFLNVSGMKNIIKSIEKVVKSYYSATAIIQRVTNGDFSSNPEIAVIVQEMIDSQEAGVAFSEKYNNEIIVSIESVKGLGEQLVSGVVESSKEIVSKENYLEKENNIQKIYSLASSIQEYHGYDVDIEWSILHEKIYLLQCRPITKKTVNDKKENIKQFSFFDLYHENPPKSFEFKEVAEIYVSYTNKRKKSIEIANKYGFKTSLGFVLNYNKLGLQDFKFNSNKLLENMFKNKEVNSYSKFVLDFNQFSRQIIIEKEELVDNLLQHLPKDSDFITNTVIIRPFFSGEAGLIVSSGELGMFIDISEKGLLSLNRGIIESSKITFNEKHEIINISSNCPHYIIDAVKKNQLNLANCVNEINSEFNTTTTEWIYEKGIFCFIDYSNKGKVNYENIINTSIISRGAAKGKIFDLTKYSEELHRLSIGAAVSIDDEKTLDLSYHQVIQEIIEELEKYKEKPIVLAKLPYACLSGILNIASGFIFEKGSTLCHLAILLRENDIPAVVANRKIKSEEVTIIEGNIYEK; encoded by the coding sequence ATGATTTTAACTGGACCAGAAATTATAAAAGCACATAAAAATAAAGAAATAATTATAGAACCATTTTTATATGAACATGTAAACCCAAACAGTTATAATTTTCGAATTGGAAATAAACTTAGAATATATACGTCTGAGGAACTAGATCCCAAAAAATTAAACGAATATGAAGAAATTGAAATCACAGAAGAAGGATATCTATTAGAACCTAATAAATTATATTTAGCTCATACTATAGAAAAAATGGGAAGTAACAATTATGCACCTACTTTCGCAGCTCGATCATCAATTGCAAGGTTAGGATTATTTATTAATCTATCTGCTAGTTTAGGTGATATCGGTTTTATTGGGCAATGGACTTTACAATTGTGTGCGACACATCCTCTTAAAGTATATTCTGGGATGCCAATTGGTCAAATTATGTGGTGGAAACCAAAGGGAAGAATCGAATTGTACAATGGTAAATATCAAAGTTCTAATGGACCTAGAAGCAGTGAAATATACATGGATTTTAATAAAACTAAAAAGCATACATTATTACCGGTATTAGGAAGTTTAGTGAATGAAAATATTGTTGGTAATAAATTCAACTCATTATCAATCCTTAGTAAAGATTACCTTGTTCCTAAAGCCTTTTGTATTTCCACAGAATTTTTAGAGCAATTTATGTTTACAGCTCAAATTAAAACTCAATTATTTAATGAAATGATAGATATAAAATCAACAGTGGGCGCTTTTATAAGAGATTCGTCAAAGAAAATCAATTCAATAATGGAAGATATTTACATTAATGAACAGGGGATTGCCATTATTATAGAAAGGATAGATGAAATATTTGGGGATTGTAATGAGAAAGGAAAATATGCAATTAGATCGTCCGGTACTAATGAGGATGGTAAGCAAAATAGTTATGCAGGAATCCATGATTCTTTTCTTAATGTAAGTGGAATGAAAAACATCATAAAATCAATAGAAAAGGTAGTTAAATCATACTACTCAGCTACTGCAATTATCCAAAGAGTAACAAATGGTGATTTTTCAAGTAATCCAGAAATTGCTGTAATAGTGCAGGAGATGATTGATTCTCAAGAAGCAGGGGTAGCTTTTAGTGAAAAATATAATAATGAGATAATTGTTTCAATTGAATCAGTAAAAGGATTAGGCGAGCAATTGGTTTCTGGTGTTGTAGAATCTTCAAAAGAAATAGTCTCAAAAGAAAATTATTTAGAAAAGGAAAATAATATTCAAAAGATTTACTCCTTAGCATCCTCCATTCAAGAATACCATGGTTATGATGTAGATATAGAATGGAGTATTCTTCATGAAAAAATTTATCTTTTACAATGTAGACCTATTACCAAAAAAACGGTTAACGATAAAAAAGAAAATATAAAACAATTTTCTTTTTTTGATCTGTATCATGAGAATCCACCGAAAAGTTTTGAATTTAAAGAAGTTGCGGAGATTTATGTTTCCTATACTAACAAAAGGAAAAAATCTATTGAAATAGCGAATAAGTATGGCTTTAAAACATCTTTAGGTTTTGTATTAAATTACAATAAACTTGGCCTTCAAGATTTCAAATTTAATTCCAATAAATTATTAGAAAATATGTTTAAAAATAAAGAAGTAAATTCTTATTCTAAATTCGTTTTAGATTTTAACCAATTTTCAAGACAAATCATTATTGAAAAAGAAGAATTGGTTGATAATTTACTACAACATTTACCTAAAGATAGTGATTTTATCACTAATACAGTAATAATCAGACCATTTTTTAGTGGTGAAGCGGGGTTAATTGTTTCATCAGGAGAATTAGGAATGTTTATTGATATCTCAGAAAAAGGTTTGTTGAGCCTAAATAGAGGTATTATTGAATCTTCAAAAATTACTTTTAATGAAAAACATGAAATTATAAATATTAGCTCAAACTGTCCTCATTACATAATAGATGCAGTTAAAAAAAATCAACTAAATTTAGCAAATTGTGTTAATGAAATAAACTCTGAATTCAATACAACTACTACAGAATGGATTTACGAAAAAGGTATATTTTGTTTTATAGATTATTCTAATAAAGGAAAAGTCAATTATGAAAATATTATTAATACCTCAATAATCTCAAGAGGAGCAGCGAAAGGTAAAATATTTGATTTAACAAAATATTCAGAAGAATTACATAGACTCTCTATTGGAGCTGCGGTAAGTATAGATGATGAGAAAACTTTAGATCTCTCATATCACCAAGTAATTCAAGAAATTATTGAAGAACTTGAAAAATATAAGGAGAAGCCAATAGTTCTAGCAAAATTACCTTATGCTTGTTTATCTGGAATTTTAAATATAGCTTCGGGTTTTATTTTTGAAAAAGGATCTACTTTGTGTCATTTAGCTATATTACTTAGAGAAAATGATATTCCAGCAGTTGTTGCAAATAGAAAAATAAAGTCTGAGGAAGTAACAATAATCGAGGGTAATATTTATGAAAAATAA
- a CDS encoding HAD-IIA family hydrolase, which translates to MTKKVILLDLEGTLYTREGLIEGALELINSLKKKYIVRFITNSDSKSQLSIYLHLKKLGFNIKSEEIYTPSRIINTYFLNKIKLAFFLTSKEIKEEFKQKGQIVEKYNADICPTHVVMGDLKEVFDYNSINTAFRYLDKGAKLILLQEGLYYLSDNEKNIDTGSFANIFPKKVQDERILIGKPSSILISAIMDELNIKDKKDFLIVGDDIFSDILMGNNLGIDTALVKTGKYNLQKGLSTSIKPNYLLESVKYLSEILEEI; encoded by the coding sequence ATGACTAAGAAGGTTATTCTTTTGGATTTAGAAGGTACTTTGTATACAAGAGAAGGATTGATAGAAGGAGCACTTGAATTAATTAATTCTTTGAAAAAAAAATATATTGTTCGTTTTATTACCAATTCAGATTCGAAGTCGCAACTATCAATATATTTACACTTAAAAAAATTAGGTTTTAATATCAAATCAGAAGAAATCTATACACCAAGTCGAATTATAAACACTTATTTTTTAAACAAGATTAAGTTAGCTTTCTTTTTAACATCAAAAGAAATAAAAGAGGAGTTTAAACAAAAAGGACAGATTGTAGAAAAATATAATGCTGATATTTGTCCTACTCATGTTGTTATGGGGGATCTAAAGGAGGTATTCGACTATAACTCAATCAATACAGCTTTTAGATATCTAGATAAAGGTGCAAAATTAATTCTTTTACAAGAAGGGTTATATTATTTATCAGATAACGAAAAAAATATTGATACAGGTTCTTTTGCTAATATTTTTCCCAAAAAAGTACAAGATGAAAGAATATTAATAGGAAAACCTTCTTCAATATTAATATCCGCAATAATGGATGAATTAAATATTAAAGATAAAAAGGATTTTTTAATTGTAGGTGACGATATTTTTTCAGATATTTTAATGGGGAATAATCTTGGGATTGATACAGCATTGGTTAAAACAGGAAAGTACAATTTACAAAAAGGGTTATCAACTTCTATAAAACCAAATTACTTATTAGAATCTGTAAAGTATTTAAGTGAAATACTGGAGGAAATATAA
- a CDS encoding alkaline phosphatase family protein produces MTLNWFIFDGIPKWLLERLLNTGELPYFKKIIDSGSFFDTKPSYPNCQTPAAMATLLTGQSQQEHKINGYWMQGKEDHRKYVNSLLQASPEGSLIWEDLSKENIEIDLIQIPWYKETSKKINFVGGINNRISREKYYDLSNRDILNIEDEVGIIKAIKKDAFTWQLESNNYFTCINDKKWTLFTSNKGHSAWYRVVNSNEKEYLIRTAVWEMVYSSTRNDSILLNKTIGKNPFLGETLGGMYRTGLFGKQFYIDGDGTAENLYLDLYKLSFEYYKLVLNEIFKNRSENKLRIIYVPFTDDIGHELIGFLNSDIEIPKKYEMKAFELLLKVYKYADQLLEIAYEEEKDFDFVISSDHGMNGVSTMFHPNDLLVCNGYAQKPSGDFENTNEKTSHVIYHVVNNGFIYENTKNHDNKILKAALTKLIDYRHPISKKKMVKELVDINGEKVNLQTFNDKKCYIVFAENVMPNPELTKNLSIISKPNRSATHHTYNSDKLNGIFISSFKLKESSIKSNTEVKSIILKKMRGKNCQ; encoded by the coding sequence ATGACATTAAATTGGTTTATTTTTGATGGTATACCGAAATGGTTACTAGAAAGGTTATTAAATACTGGAGAACTTCCATACTTTAAAAAAATTATAGATAGTGGAAGCTTTTTTGATACAAAACCTAGTTACCCAAATTGTCAAACTCCAGCAGCAATGGCCACATTGTTAACGGGACAGTCACAGCAAGAACATAAAATAAATGGTTATTGGATGCAAGGAAAAGAAGACCATAGAAAGTATGTGAATTCCTTATTGCAAGCAAGCCCTGAAGGAAGTTTAATTTGGGAGGATTTAAGTAAAGAAAATATCGAAATAGATTTAATACAAATACCTTGGTATAAAGAAACCTCTAAAAAAATAAATTTTGTTGGGGGTATTAATAATCGAATTTCACGAGAAAAATATTATGACTTATCCAATAGAGATATATTAAATATAGAAGATGAAGTTGGAATTATTAAGGCAATTAAAAAAGATGCTTTTACATGGCAATTAGAATCAAATAATTATTTTACTTGTATAAATGACAAAAAATGGACACTTTTTACTTCGAATAAAGGACATTCAGCGTGGTATAGGGTAGTAAATTCAAATGAAAAAGAATACTTAATTCGAACAGCAGTTTGGGAAATGGTTTATTCCTCCACTAGAAATGACTCTATTTTGTTGAATAAAACAATCGGTAAAAACCCTTTTCTAGGTGAAACTTTGGGTGGTATGTATAGAACAGGATTATTTGGAAAACAATTCTACATTGATGGAGATGGAACAGCAGAGAATCTATATTTAGATTTATATAAATTATCATTTGAATATTATAAGTTAGTACTAAATGAAATTTTTAAAAATAGAAGTGAAAACAAATTAAGAATAATTTATGTACCTTTCACAGACGATATCGGTCATGAACTTATAGGGTTTCTTAATTCTGATATTGAAATACCAAAAAAATATGAAATGAAAGCATTTGAATTACTGTTAAAAGTTTATAAATATGCCGATCAATTACTAGAAATCGCGTATGAAGAAGAAAAGGATTTTGATTTTGTAATTTCTTCCGACCATGGAATGAATGGCGTTAGCACAATGTTCCATCCAAATGATTTACTTGTATGTAACGGATACGCACAAAAACCAAGTGGCGATTTTGAAAATACAAATGAAAAAACATCACATGTAATATATCATGTTGTGAATAATGGTTTTATATACGAAAATACCAAAAATCATGATAATAAAATTTTAAAAGCTGCATTAACAAAATTAATAGATTATAGGCATCCTATTTCGAAAAAAAAAATGGTAAAGGAGCTAGTAGATATAAATGGGGAAAAAGTTAATTTACAAACATTTAACGATAAAAAATGTTATATAGTATTTGCTGAAAATGTAATGCCTAATCCAGAATTAACTAAAAATCTTAGCATAATTAGTAAACCTAATAGATCCGCTACGCATCATACTTATAATAGTGATAAATTAAATGGAATATTCATAAGTTCTTTTAAATTAAAAGAAAGTAGCATAAAAAGTAATACAGAAGTTAAATCCATAATTTTAAAAAAAATGAGGGGTAAAAATTGTCAATAA
- a CDS encoding AAA family ATPase, which yields MSIKISVIGKSGVGKSTFSELAQKFFEEKGCCTEIIKLSEPLYTLQHQFYEFSDCDITGKSFQDQILMENIANILRGLNPYSLVSHFSKRMNRIDCEVIINDDLRDPYIDGKYFLDNQFSIIRIEADESIRLSRLKNRNDISRSDKSSENINLIPTNFIIENNGDLTMYKQKVHTLLEEIYDINRKRDLQRN from the coding sequence TTGTCAATAAAGATATCGGTTATAGGAAAGTCGGGCGTAGGAAAATCTACTTTTTCAGAATTAGCACAGAAATTTTTTGAGGAAAAGGGTTGCTGCACGGAAATCATAAAATTATCTGAGCCATTGTATACATTACAACATCAATTTTATGAATTTTCTGATTGTGATATCACTGGTAAAAGTTTTCAAGATCAAATTTTGATGGAAAATATCGCTAATATATTGAGAGGGTTAAATCCCTATTCACTCGTTTCCCATTTCTCTAAAAGAATGAATAGGATAGATTGTGAAGTTATAATTAATGATGATCTTAGAGATCCATACATTGATGGGAAATATTTTTTAGATAATCAATTTTCTATTATTCGTATAGAAGCTGATGAATCTATAAGATTGTCGCGGTTGAAAAATCGAAATGACATTTCACGTTCAGATAAATCCTCAGAAAATATAAATTTAATACCTACAAATTTTATTATTGAAAACAATGGAGATTTAACGATGTATAAACAAAAAGTACATACTTTGTTGGAGGAAATATATGATATTAACAGGAAACGAGATTTACAAAGAAATTAA
- a CDS encoding dCTP deaminase, which yields MILTGNEIYKEINTGRIVIDNFKIENLEPNSYGFLIGNKILEYTDYNLDFKKTPTVVEKEIPKDGFVLEPNKFYLASTYERMGSNFYAATLLADLSVSSMGMWIQHSAPLGHHGAIIPWTLEIRVLEKIRIYPFMKIGKIAFWTLQGENDKYNGKYIGSETVVASRFSQDFSINRKR from the coding sequence ATGATATTAACAGGAAACGAGATTTACAAAGAAATTAATACAGGAAGAATAGTAATTGATAATTTCAAAATAGAAAATTTAGAACCAAATAGTTATGGGTTTTTAATCGGCAATAAAATATTGGAATATACTGATTATAATTTAGATTTTAAAAAAACACCAACAGTGGTAGAAAAAGAAATACCTAAAGATGGATTTGTGTTGGAACCAAATAAATTTTATCTAGCATCTACTTATGAAAGGATGGGGAGTAATTTTTACGCTGCTACATTATTAGCAGATTTATCGGTTTCTTCAATGGGAATGTGGATTCAACATTCTGCTCCACTTGGTCACCACGGAGCTATTATTCCTTGGACTCTAGAAATTAGGGTTTTAGAAAAGATCAGAATCTATCCTTTTATGAAAATTGGTAAAATAGCATTTTGGACTCTTCAAGGAGAAAACGACAAATACAATGGTAAATATATTGGCTCTGAAACAGTTGTGGCTTCTAGGTTTTCTCAAGATTTTTCTATTAATAGAAAAAGGTGA
- a CDS encoding ATP-grasp domain-containing protein: MKNILLIGANKKEFAKKFESKDNIKRILIIEEWYKDLYSIEKYEIVKYVKSINDYEEIIKKIEEIKSKIEIESIIAVSERAILTAGFVRNYLGINGMSYDDSLLFTNKYIMKEKFSKLGYCLPCISFEDFKIDTSNKFPMIIKPIYGSAAKGIQKINSFTDFQTKIKLIADKDVIIEPFLKIKKEFHIDSIVINGKVLFYSISEYFTPMLEREHGSFMIGENHKLYKELKSLNENIINHINIQDSYVTHAEFLLDEDYNLYLGEIACRPGGGKIIDLINRVYSIDFDDVVIELSLNNMIGVIERIKQIKNKKYDTRINAWFGLPTKSGMVSSISENTTFLKIKGVFDSKVELKKGDIVNKNFHSSSISGYVLFKGNTIEEVQSIKNKIENNFTLNTINEGENYD; this comes from the coding sequence ATGAAGAATATACTATTAATCGGAGCTAATAAAAAGGAATTTGCAAAGAAATTTGAATCTAAAGACAATATAAAACGGATATTGATTATAGAGGAATGGTATAAAGATCTATATTCAATTGAAAAGTATGAGATTGTAAAATATGTAAAATCAATTAATGATTATGAGGAAATAATTAAAAAAATAGAAGAAATAAAAAGTAAGATTGAAATAGAATCAATAATTGCTGTTTCAGAAAGAGCAATACTAACAGCAGGATTTGTTAGAAATTACTTAGGTATAAATGGAATGTCTTATGATGATTCTTTGCTATTTACAAATAAATATATAATGAAAGAAAAGTTCTCAAAATTGGGTTATTGCTTGCCATGCATATCGTTTGAAGATTTTAAAATTGATACAAGTAATAAATTTCCTATGATTATAAAACCGATATATGGTTCCGCTGCAAAAGGAATTCAAAAAATTAATAGTTTTACGGACTTTCAAACTAAAATAAAATTGATAGCTGATAAAGACGTAATTATCGAGCCATTTCTAAAAATAAAAAAAGAATTTCATATTGATTCAATAGTAATTAATGGTAAGGTACTATTTTATTCAATATCAGAATACTTTACTCCAATGTTAGAAAGAGAACATGGATCCTTTATGATTGGGGAGAATCATAAATTATATAAAGAACTAAAAAGTTTAAATGAAAATATTATCAACCACATAAATATTCAAGACTCATATGTAACTCATGCTGAATTTCTATTAGATGAAGATTATAACTTATATCTTGGCGAAATAGCTTGTAGGCCAGGTGGAGGTAAAATAATAGATTTAATAAACAGAGTGTATAGTATTGACTTTGATGATGTAGTAATAGAACTAAGTTTGAATAATATGATTGGAGTAATTGAACGAATTAAACAAATAAAAAATAAAAAATATGATACTAGAATTAATGCATGGTTTGGCTTACCGACAAAAAGTGGAATGGTTTCATCGATTTCAGAAAATACAACTTTTTTAAAGATTAAGGGTGTATTTGATTCAAAAGTTGAACTAAAAAAAGGAGATATAGTGAATAAGAATTTTCATTCATCATCAATCTCTGGTTATGTATTATTTAAAGGTAATACAATAGAAGAAGTACAATCAATAAAAAATAAAATAGAAAACAACTTTACTTTAAACACAATAAATGAAGGAGAAAATTATGATTAA